In Parageobacillus sp. KH3-4, the genomic window CTGGTGATTCGATCGAACTTTACGCCGGAACCGCCGTGTTAGACCCTGGCACGGGGCGCACTGCTGAAAACTTGCTGTATGATGCAATCAAAGAAGCGATTTTCGAAGCAAGAAGCGAAACAGATGCGGAATATAGACGTTTGCGGATGGAGTTTCGCGATATACTTGTTTGCCGTAAGATTACGGCTCATTATCAGCCGATTGTCTCGCTTTCTACCGGAAACATTTATGGATATGAAGCGTTAGCACGCGGTCCGCAGTCGAGTTATTTTGCGACGCCAAACCGCTTGTGGGGATTTGCCGAAAAAGAAAACCAGCTGTACGCATTGGAAAAAGCGGCGCGGCAACGGGCAATTGAGGGATTTTTGCCAAACGATTTTAACTGGAAATTATTCATCAATCTTAATGCTAATGTGATTCATGACCCGCAGTTTACTCCGGGGCAGACATTGGCGTTCCTCGAAAAGATGAATTTAACGCCGCAAAACGTTGTATTTGAAATTACAGAGCGCCAGTCCATCGATGATTACGCATCTTTCACGAAAGCGTTAGACCACTATCGAAAACAGGGATACCAAATTGCGATTGACGATGCGGGAGCAGGCTATTCTTCTTTGCAGGCAATCGCCGAATTGCGACCTGACTACATTAAAATTGACCGCTCGATCATTCATCGCATCAATCGCAACAAGATTAAAGAAATTTTGTTGGAGACGTTGGTAGTGTTTGCGCGAAAAATCGATTGCCAAATGATTGCGGAAGGAATTGAGACTTTCGAGGAGCTGGAAATAGTGAGACAGCTTGGCGTTCATTTCGGTCAAGGATATTTGTTGGGAAGGCCAAACCCGAAGCTGCAGCCAGTTCCCGATGCGGTGAGCGAATGGATGCAAAGACATTCTTCAACAGTTTGAAAACATGGGTTTTTACCCCATGTTTTCGGTTTGTCGACAAAGCCGACAAGCTGAGGCAGATCAATTATAGATCTGCCTTTTTTGTTTGTTCTCTAGAGAGAGTATTTTCTTAAATGATTGGGCTGGATAGTTCAAAAGTTTGTCTAGTGTTATCCTGAAATAAGTTTGTTGAGCTATTCATATTGATTTCAGAAATTTCCAGATTAGAAATTGCCAGCAATTTTAATACGGTCTATCCGATGCTTGAGGAACTAAAAGTCAAGAAACAATTATGTTTTCATTTTGTAATATAATTACTAATTCTATGAAACATAATTGTTACATTTTATTGATATTCTATTGTTGCGAATTTAATCAAGGGGAAGAAATTAAGTAAGGGGGGCAGTATCTTGAAAAAATTACTATTATATATTACTTCATCATTCTTTCTAGCATTCGGATTTTCAGGAGCTGCATCGGCAGCCGGTACATATCAGGTAAAAAGTGGTGACACTCTTTGGGACATAGCTAAAAAGTATAAAGTGACTGTCAGCCAGCTAAAGAGCTGGAATAACCTTAAAAGCGATTTGATCAAACCAAAGCAGGTTTTAAAGATTTCAGGAACGGTAACCAAAGCGGCTGCTAAAACTACAGTAAAAAAGGCGGTAGCCAAAACAGCAGCGTACAAAACAATCACCGTTAAAGCATATGCTTATACAGTAAACTGCAAAGGGTGCAGCGGGATAACGGCTACAGGCTTAAATTTAAAGAAAAATCCTTTGATGAAAGTAATTGCCGTTGATCCAAAGGTAATTCCGTTAGGTTCAAAGGTTTATGTGGAAGGTTACGGCTATGCGGTTGCAGCTGATAAAGGAGGCGGAATCAGAGGCAACAAAATTGACGTATTCATGCCTACAAAAGCAAAAGCTATCCAATGGGGTGTGAGAACAGTAAAAGTTAAAGTATATAAATAATCAAGGAGCCGGCATGATGCCGGCTTTTTTCATAATATAGCATCTTACCTTACAATTTTATATATAATACTTACTTAATTTCATGAATTCGTTTGGATATATAAAAAGTAAATTTTGTGCTTTTATCTTCGCCGCAGAGGAATCAAAGAGGCAGACAGTGAGCCTTTTCCTCCTAGATCCGCGTGTGCCGCCCTTCAATAAAACATATAGAGCCAGTCTCCACATTATTTTTCCAATTCATCAACGAGGTCTAAAGTCATAAAATATCTGCATTCCTGCCTAAAACGCACTGATTTTCTAGTTCTTTTTGCTTAAATTTGGATATAATTACATTTTTTATTGAACATTTTGTCATCATATGATACGTATAGAGAGAATGGAGATAATTGGGAAAGGAGAGCATCCTTTGCTTAAGAGATGGAGGAACTTATTGCTATTGGCGTTAATATTGATCGGGGGGTGTGAGATGGATTCGAAGGCTCAACCGGAGAAGTTGCCGGACACGGTGGCATTTCAAGACGAGTTTACCCGAGAATTTATGGTCTCGCCAAAAGAAGTGAAGAAAGGGTATTACTTATTCAAGTCGAAAACCGGCGGTTATACGATGTTGTATCCGAAAAATGCAATAATGGATAAGATGTATTATGAAAAACATGAAAATTATTTCGAAGATATTAATTTCGGAGAAAGTAACAAGAAAGAGAATATTGCTTATTTTGTAAGGATAACATATGAAAATAAAGCAATAACTAATAACATTGATACGAATTTAAAATTATTATCTAATTCTGTTAACTACAATGGAAATTATACAGAATTTCAATATGAAGATAAGACATTCTACTATGCTAAAACTGAAAAACTTCTAAGTAACGGAAAAAGTAAAGCTTATACATTTTTTAGTTATATAAAGTCTAATAAAAGTAATCAAGGAATAGAGTTTATTTATGGAGTGTCATGTTTGAATTTTAAACAAAAATGTAATATTGACCTAACAAAGGAAGAAGAAAATGCTAAGAAGTTAATAAAATCCATTGAATTCCTGCATTAAGTGAACCCGGGGGGGCGAAGGAATTGTGTCAAATGAAGAAGTACTAAGTACGGATATATTGCGTGCGCGGATTATGAATGTAGAATATCAAAATCTTAGCATTGACGAAATCAAAAGAGAAATCAAAAGAATTTATATCGAAGAAACGGGAAAGGAACCGCCCGCTCACATTAATATTTATCGCTCTGATGATTTTAAAGATTTCAGTCATATTGATTCTGGTTTTGATGGAACAGCGATTCATTTTTATGATGAGGAGAAGGGAATCAATCAAGCGTATATCATTACAAGAGGAAGCGAAGTATCAGAGAAAGATACATGGAAGCCCCTTGATTGGTTTTATAATACCTTTGGTATTTTCGTGGGTAAAGACAAAAGCCAATATAGAGATGCCATGCATTTTGACGAAATAGTAACTAAAAAAATAGATGAAGACTTGGAAAAGAATAAATATGATAAAAAAATCAAGTTAAAGAAAATAGGACTAGGTCATTCTTTGGGTGGAAACTTAATTGTTACTATCCAGTTAACAGCAAAAGAGTATGAGCAAGTATATGTAATTAATGATGCTCCTCCTAGTTATTATCAGTTAGCAAAAATAGATGTTGATTTTTGGTATGATTTAGCCGAAAGATTTAACTTAAATCCTTTGAACTACAACTCTATATACACCCTTTCCCCTTCCAAGCTCAAAGTCTTTGCGGAAGAATACTACAAAAAGCAAATCGACGAGCGTTCGATTCATCATCTGACCGCCCAAGAGGATATGTTGTATGCGGTGAGCGGGGCGCGGGGGTTCATCGATATCGGAAGCCGCCGGGTCATTGATACGAACAAGGATTTTACTAGTATCAAAGATTTGGTTTCCAAAATATCGGATAAAGATGTCAAAGCCATTCAAGTGTATTTATCGCAATATTCCGATGTTTACAATGAAAAAGGGTTTGATGAGGTCGTTCAGGCGATGACGGGGGTCGATATCGCTTTTATTGAGTCGCTTCAGGGCTATGATAGCATGGACTACGTGTGGCATGCAGGAGACATTGTTTCGAAAGCGAATCATATGCTCGACGATATGAAAGTGAAAATTCCGGAACTCATGAAGAACGTGGCGATTTTGTATAAAAATTTGGATCCGATATTCAGTGTTTTTGTGGAGTTGGGCTATGTTACTCCAGAAGAAAAGAAAACGGTTTTGAGCGAAGTCAAGGGAATTGAAAAGGATATCGCATCGATTCAACAACTGCTTCGCAAAACATGGAATTGGAGAATGGCCATTCCACTCCTTACCCCATTGGTAACTGATGACATTCTTCAATGGAAAGCTAGTATTGAGGTGTTATTCCAGATTCGGGATAAGGTATTGGACATCTTAAAACGCCTTCAAATCATCCAAGAAAATACGGCGAATCTTCGAAATGCCATCACCATGAGCGTGGATGCCCATACCTTGAACGAAGTCATCATGGCTCTCGCCCGTTCCAAAGGCAGAACGTATGATGAGTATGGGAATTTAATCTTAGTCAAGAAGGTGGGAGACCACGAAATCCGGATGAATCTTTCCTCCGCCGTAAGAATTTATCAAAAGGGACTGCAAATCCTGGAAGAAAAAGAAACGGTATTACATGAGATGAAGCAGCGATATTTCGATGAATATGTAGAAGATTTTGAAATGCAAAAACGAAAACTGATGAACAAAATCAATGACATGGAACAAAACCCGTGGGCCTATCAGCATTTATTGGGGCATTTCACCTACGATGCTGAACAGGTGCATGTGTTGCGCCGCATTGAGGTTCATGAGTCGATTCCGCCGATGGATCCGATGATTCCGCATATCTTTGAAACGATGTTTTCGTATTATGAACAGGAAATTTCTAAAGGAAAAAAACTCATTGCAACGATCAAAAAATCGTTTGAAGAGTTTTTTGAGCAGGACCAAAATGTGTCCAAGATATTTGATTTGCGATATGGATAAAGAGGGATATTTTGTATGGGACAACTGAATATGTTCTATCATTTTGATGTAGAGCAGGATTTCATGTATAAAGCGAACACGTTTATTCAACAATTAAATAGAATGAGTGAATTGGATGCGGAATTGGTTCATTTGATTCATCATGAAATGAAAGATGATAGGGGACAAATCATCAACAAAACCAATGAAGCGATAGAACAGTATCAAAAAAACAATCAATCGCACAGTGATATGTATAAAAACTCCATGCACACCGCTGCTTGGCGGTACACATACATGATTAACGACATGAGAGGACAAAATATCACCTTGTATTATGATGTCGTCACACGGGAAAAGAAAAGGTAAACTAGGGGATTAATGAACATCAGCCCTGCCTATTCTCATACATTTCTCCTATAATTCCATTTTCTTTTAATTCCATAAATAGTAAGAAAGTAATTTTTATAATGAGGATAATGGTGCAAAAAAATCGTAAAATAATCGTGGTTTCTATATAATTATTTAGGTAAAAAATAGTTCTTTTTCCTTATTTTAAAATAAATGGTTATATATTGTTGACCATTGTTTGTCGGCTTCATTAAAATAAAAGTGAAATTATGGATATAGGGGGAGAGAACATGTCTGGAGTTATTCGCTTAACGCCAGAAGAGTTACGAGGAGTCGCAAGACAATATAATACAGAAAGCTCTAATGTCACGGAATTGATTTCAAGATTGGATCAAATGAGCAATATGCTGCAAGGAATTTGGGAAGGTGCTTCTAGTGAAGCATTTATCCAGCAGTATCACGAGTTGCGCCCATCGTTTGAAAAAATGGCTGTATTATTAAATGAAATCGCGCAACAATTGCACAACTCCGCTACGATTTTGGAAGAAACAGATCAGCAAATCGCTGGCCAAATCCGCGGGTAAATAGTGACACGTTCAGAAAAAAGCGCTACAAATCTAAGAAAGATTATGGCGCTTTTTTCTATATTGGGGGCTTATCATTATGTATATTCAAATCACTATCGATCTTCGGCATTATACGGAGGATGTATTTGACCTTCGTCTGTCCAATTTTTATTCGATCAAAAAGCTCATCGATATTGTTTGGCAGTTAAAAAACATATCGGCGCCGCCAAGAGAAGGCTACTGGGTGCGGGTAGACAATAAACAAATGGTCTGCCCAGGCTATTTTACATTAAAGGACAGCGGAATTACGGATGGAGACCGCATTGTGATATTGTAGCCATCGAGAAAGCGAGAAGGAGTCCTATTTTGTTATGGAAGAGAAAAAAACTTATTTGGAAACACAAATCGATGCCGTAATGACAAAGAATAAACATTATACGATGGTCTTCCAGCGCGCGAAATTAAAAATGCAGCATCCGCTAGAATTGCAGATCATAAAAGAAATCGATCCTTATTTGTTACGGGATATTGACGTGTCCGAAGATGAAGTGAAGATTATCGTCACTCCACCTCCGTCGTTTTTTCCGTTTCCAGTTGTGCGGAAAAAATCGCTTCTTTCCCGGCTAAGAGCGGCATATCAGCTCGTCGCAAAAGTGAAAAATCACTCTCTTCGCCGGTTTATCCTTATTGTATGCCCGGAAAACCTCGTGTTTGATCATGGATTGGAGCCTTTTTTCCTTCATGTTGGAATAAAGGAGAGCCTGCCGCCGTATGAGCCGGATGAAGCGCGTCTCCTTCAAGAAGTAAAAGCGACAGTACTCGCATTGACAGACGGGCAATACCGATTCGAAGAATACCTGAAATTTCACGAAACATTAAAATATTCCGCTATTGCCAAGGAAATGTTGCAAGCAGAAAACTTAGAAGCGCTTCTGTCTATTTTAGAGCGATGGATGGATGAGGAAGAAGCGAAAGAACAGGCGTCTGTACATATTCCAAAACAAAAATGGAATGTGCAACGATATATCTTTTTTTCGACAATGGCTTTGTTGATTCCTGCTATGATTTATACGTTTTATTCGTTCTTTTTTTTACAGCCCAAACAAGAA contains:
- a CDS encoding EsaB/YukD family protein is translated as MYIQITIDLRHYTEDVFDLRLSNFYSIKKLIDIVWQLKNISAPPREGYWVRVDNKQMVCPGYFTLKDSGITDGDRIVIL
- a CDS encoding EAL domain-containing protein, encoding MADQLASIMLLADSLSSENLTAKMDKYLNKHPVGLIYLDIKRFGEIEKKHGPITCQKLLEAWKQLVFEAEMSGSFGLLAHRMFGDDVLLFVRTKQGEADQVKVALLRLAQEIRAVFEKRLNETMALSGDSIELYAGTAVLDPGTGRTAENLLYDAIKEAIFEARSETDAEYRRLRMEFRDILVCRKITAHYQPIVSLSTGNIYGYEALARGPQSSYFATPNRLWGFAEKENQLYALEKAARQRAIEGFLPNDFNWKLFINLNANVIHDPQFTPGQTLAFLEKMNLTPQNVVFEITERQSIDDYASFTKALDHYRKQGYQIAIDDAGAGYSSLQAIAELRPDYIKIDRSIIHRINRNKIKEILLETLVVFARKIDCQMIAEGIETFEELEIVRQLGVHFGQGYLLGRPNPKLQPVPDAVSEWMQRHSSTV
- a CDS encoding WXG100 family type VII secretion target translates to MSGVIRLTPEELRGVARQYNTESSNVTELISRLDQMSNMLQGIWEGASSEAFIQQYHELRPSFEKMAVLLNEIAQQLHNSATILEETDQQIAGQIRG
- the essB gene encoding type VII secretion protein EssB, coding for MEEKKTYLETQIDAVMTKNKHYTMVFQRAKLKMQHPLELQIIKEIDPYLLRDIDVSEDEVKIIVTPPPSFFPFPVVRKKSLLSRLRAAYQLVAKVKNHSLRRFILIVCPENLVFDHGLEPFFLHVGIKESLPPYEPDEARLLQEVKATVLALTDGQYRFEEYLKFHETLKYSAIAKEMLQAENLEALLSILERWMDEEEAKEQASVHIPKQKWNVQRYIFFSTMALLIPAMIYTFYSFFFLQPKQEAYVRSAELFLQNKYSDVITALENYPPEKMPYVVQYELASSYVMTESLTEEQRKVVLNNITLKTDPQYLLYWIYIGRGRSEDALELARAMEDRELIVYGLLKHREEIKADEELSGEEKQQKLEEIDREIEEYEKERKEQEKQLKEEQQEETSQQQAPAQQPAATPPASTAPNQQSNAPASNHTPPASNSVQPNNAETKQ
- a CDS encoding 3D domain-containing protein — encoded protein: MKKLLLYITSSFFLAFGFSGAASAAGTYQVKSGDTLWDIAKKYKVTVSQLKSWNNLKSDLIKPKQVLKISGTVTKAAAKTTVKKAVAKTAAYKTITVKAYAYTVNCKGCSGITATGLNLKKNPLMKVIAVDPKVIPLGSKVYVEGYGYAVAADKGGGIRGNKIDVFMPTKAKAIQWGVRTVKVKVYK
- a CDS encoding DUF6792 domain-containing protein; this translates as MSNEEVLSTDILRARIMNVEYQNLSIDEIKREIKRIYIEETGKEPPAHINIYRSDDFKDFSHIDSGFDGTAIHFYDEEKGINQAYIITRGSEVSEKDTWKPLDWFYNTFGIFVGKDKSQYRDAMHFDEIVTKKIDEDLEKNKYDKKIKLKKIGLGHSLGGNLIVTIQLTAKEYEQVYVINDAPPSYYQLAKIDVDFWYDLAERFNLNPLNYNSIYTLSPSKLKVFAEEYYKKQIDERSIHHLTAQEDMLYAVSGARGFIDIGSRRVIDTNKDFTSIKDLVSKISDKDVKAIQVYLSQYSDVYNEKGFDEVVQAMTGVDIAFIESLQGYDSMDYVWHAGDIVSKANHMLDDMKVKIPELMKNVAILYKNLDPIFSVFVELGYVTPEEKKTVLSEVKGIEKDIASIQQLLRKTWNWRMAIPLLTPLVTDDILQWKASIEVLFQIRDKVLDILKRLQIIQENTANLRNAITMSVDAHTLNEVIMALARSKGRTYDEYGNLILVKKVGDHEIRMNLSSAVRIYQKGLQILEEKETVLHEMKQRYFDEYVEDFEMQKRKLMNKINDMEQNPWAYQHLLGHFTYDAEQVHVLRRIEVHESIPPMDPMIPHIFETMFSYYEQEISKGKKLIATIKKSFEEFFEQDQNVSKIFDLRYG